CTGCATGTTAAGCAGAAGGCGGGGTGCAGCCGGAACTTTCTTTGGCAGACCATGTGGCAAATCTACTTAAATTTGCATACCTTGCTTGCTAAACGGAGACTTAATTCTGCCGGAATGGGAATGGTACCCAAGGCTGGAGACAGGGATGCAACCAAGCAGTCTTGGGCTGCTGCTGTATTCATTATGATCTGTTTATTTGAAATAATTGTTCCAAGCCCAGAGCACGAGTCTTGCGGATGTGTTGTTGAGGCCAAATCTGTTGACTGCATTTCTGCAGAGGAATGGCCTCATCTCATGGACCAGAATAGAGCTCTCGCAACGTGCTCTCCTCTGTTCTCAGGCCGGCTCCCCTAACACCTTCCCTGTCAACTGGCTCCAGGGCTGGTCTGGAGGAAGGCTGCAACTGAGTTAAACACCAGGCCGAAATCAAGGCAGGCCTCAGGAGTGGAATTTCAGCCAGAGGCGGCAACCCCTTCGTCTCCCGGCTGCAGCTATTGAATGTCCCTCTCAGTAGGTCAGCGGCCTCAGAGCAACGGTGCAGCGAGAACTATCATCCCGGTGCTGATTCTGTTTTGGTGGCCCCATGTCCAGACCTCAGCGCATGTTCATAGCCACAGCTTAGGCTAAAACTGGGGTCACTTTGTCCTGTGAGAGCCCTgcattgcaaaaacaaaacaaggaggATTGGTTTTGGCTGAGATGGCACTGGACCTGTTGGCACTTGAAGGAGAGAGGCTTGCACTTGCTAATGAAAAGGCTttgttcttcctttcctccctggATCAGCCCGTTGGTTTGAATGTGTGTTGATATAAGAATAAGGCAATAAAACGAAGTTACGAGGAAGAAGGTGTGAACAGGAAATGAAGTAGCCCAGGCTTATAGAAAGGAGGGAGTGCCAGGCATGGTTTGGCTTCTGCTCCTGGCCAGTCTCTGCAGGCTCTTGGAAGCCACCGTAGTTCATGTGTGTGTCTCTTAAGTCTGAGAAGGGCACAGGTTCTTGTCCTTGGAAGCATCTGAGAGCCCCATTGTGGACTCACTTGGGTGTGGTTTAGCACAGGTCTGAGGGGTCTCTTCATAATTTGAATGAGAGAAGGTTTGCCTTGCTTTCATGGCCTAGATCTGAGTGTACTTTCAACCTCTTTGTGTTGATTCAGGGCTTTTCTGGAGAGAAAGGCAGTTCAGTTCTATCCCCAAAGTGGTCCAGAAGTTTTCCAAATCTTCCCCATATTTTCAGTCCCTTTCACAGAGAAAAAAGTGGGCCATTAGTTCAGATTTGGAGTTGGGTGGCTCTGCTTCTAAGGGTCGGATTGCTGCGGGATGTTTTCGTGAGTGGCAAAGCGGATGCCCTTCTTGCTTGTTGCAGATGAAGATTTCCTTCAACGAGTCCAGCCTGCAGACCATGTTTGAGTATCCCTCTGAGAGCTCTttggtggaggaagaggaggaggaggaagaggaagaggaagaagaatatGCCACGGAGGTGGATGAGGCCCCGCTAGCGCTCTTCATCCCTCGCGCCACCGGCACCAGGCACCCAAACACCACCAACTCAGGTAGAGCTCACAGTCCTATGGAAGGAAGGGCCTGGATATTTTCTGATATTTTCCTTGTTGACTGGAGGAATGCTGAGGCGAAGCACTTGCTGCAGGAAGGgattagagcagagctttcccaaCAGTTCATCTTGGGGACCCTTGCTCTTGAGACAGGCTTCATTTTGCAACACTTTTACTTGCAAAGTGGAGGTTACACGCACACTGCAGGCGAGACACAATTTGGGCTCTGGATTAGAGTCACCAAGGGGCCCCCAGTCGCCGGAGAGAAGGCCCGGGCTAGAATCAGCCATCTCCTCTACTAGCCCCCCTCCATTTCTCCTCAATAAAGCCATTTGCCCTTTCTTTGTAGGTTTATCCAGTTACACCCCAAAGCACTCCCTGGAATTCGGCAAGTGGCAGGAGAAGCAGCAGGAGGGGGCACCTCCAAGTCCAGGGGCCTTTCCACGAGATGCTGACCAGCTGGTCCTCCAAGACATGGTAAGGCCTGCTTCTCATCATTTTTGCAGAAGAACATGGGGTGGAGGAGAAGGAGCCAAGGGGCACACTTAGCAAAAAGGCTGCAGACGGTTCCCAGGTTCATCAAAGAGCAGAGGTGAGACCATGGCCGTCCAGCTGTGTGTCACTGGGAAGGCCATTCTTCCCTTCCCTGGAAGAATAAGAAAAGGCTTTATGCCTTTCCTCTTGTCTCTTTGCAGCTCACCCCAGCCGACACGGACAGCCTCTCCGACTTCAGTAGTGAACCTGCCCTTTACTTCTGACTTCCCAGCCTCACTTGGTGCTGAGCAGAGAGACCTGCGGAGGCCTTGGGTCactccagaaaaaaatggaagggtTGGACCGTCTTTTCCCTTGTGAATGCGAAGGGGGGCGTCTCATACTTTCAGCGGATGCTCAGGCATCCTTTGCTTGGAGGCAGCTCACCTCTTTTCTGCCCGTTGCCTTAATAGTTCTGTCTTCAGACCAGCTTTGAAAGCAAGTCTCCTTGATGGATGCAGGTCTGAGCGAGTTACTTCCCTGCTGCTGGTTTTGAGATTTCTCGGAATACAGCTACCAGCAGCATTCGAATGGGGCAGTTGAGCTGGTGCTGAGTCCAAGCAGACAAGCTGTGCTTTGATAGCTGGAAAACCCCATATTGGTGAATGTTTGGACTCCTCTTGTGCGCAAAGCCTGACGTTGCCTGCGTTGGTGAGCACAAGAAAAGGACAAGAGCGGCCCTCCGTGTCTCTGACGTGGGCATAGCCAAACTCCAGCCCTGCCTGGGTCCCCTTACGTTCAGGTGCTGTAACAAACATGACGTCAGTGAGGGCGCAGGGGCTGGGGTAGGCCTTGTAGCAGCGTGGACCACTTCTCTGTGGAGCTGAGTGTTTGTGGTGCATGCTTGCACACATAAcacatctggatccatcagctgTCACAGGGTTTTGGTAAAAAGGGGCTGGGAGTAGTTGCTCCTCTGGTTAGCTGGCTCTCTTTCGCCCCAATATGCCCCTCTGGGCACTGGCCAAGCTCTTGTCCAAACGCCTCCAAGTCTGTGTCTGGGGATTAGGGATGCTGCCAGTCCTCTCCCAAAGCCATGGCCCTCAAAGCCAAGACCACTCCGCTGTTGGGTCAATCCCACTGATTCCGGTGTGGAGGATCCCGTGGGTCTCCGGCCTGTTCCCCCCTTCCCCACTTTGCAATAATGACCTCTTGCTTCCACGTTCTCCAGAAACAGCTGAAACGTTGTTGATAATATTCAGGTTGTGGAAGCAAGATTCAGTACTGTAGCCTTAGCGCCCCTTTAGCCCTCAGTGCAGGAAACTCAGTCGGCATCTATGTTCTGCCTGCCAGGGACCGACCTCGGCCGACTCCCAAAGGACCCCGATTTTTGCTCTGAAACCTACTATGTGTGTATTTCCTTCAATTAGGATCTGTCGAATCAAAGCTGATTTCTCTCTGTGGTGGGTTGTAAAACGTTCTGTATTTTTGCACTTGATAATAACAACGACAATGATAATGTATTTGCAGGAGAAGTGTGGCCAGGGAAGGGCCTCTGCCCCGCACGCTCAGCCGGCCGCTGTTGCTGGGTCTGGCTGGAGGGGCCAAAACGGCGGCACAGGGGTCCACTTCCCCCCCTCACTTCCCCTCTTTGGATggtttcactttgtgcttccaaaGCTCATTAAACTACACAAGTGATTGCTTCACAACTGGCTACTTGTGGCTTTTTTGGGTGCTAAAATCCCACACGTTTAGGCTAAAGAAACCGGGCCTTAAAAGGGAAAGGACTGCTGGGCAAATCcttccctctcctcctttccagggTCCATATTCTGCCTTGTTTTTATCTGTTTGACCAAAAAGAACGAGAAGAAGCCTTATGGAAAACAAGGGCCCACAGGATGCAGTCATTATTCAAGCACCATTGGCCATACATTGCGCGGGAATATTGTAGGATCCAACCAACATACGGTGGGAGGGGGCTCAGAGGTGACTGATTTCGATCCCCttctgcagtagagtctcacttatccaacataaacaggccggcagaatgttggacaagcgaatatgttggataataaggaggcattaaggaaaagcctattaaacatcaaattaagttatgattttacaaatgaagcaccaaaacatcatgttagataacaaatttggcagaaaaagtagttcaatatgcagtaatgctatgtagtaattactgtatttatgaatttagcaccaaaatatcacgatatattgaaaacattgactacaaaaatgcgttggataatccagaacgttggataagcgagtgttggataagtgagactctactgtacttgcaaggcCTGAAGGGCAGCTATTCAGTCACTGCCAAGCTGTTTGCCCCCCATTCCCCAAATGGGACAAGAATCcctgggtttctgccagagcctagCAGTGCCTTTAGCCCAGGCTTCTTCTGAAATAGCCGGCTCCGCTAATGCCGGTGATAATCAGAGCTATTTCTAAGCCATGCGTTAAGCCCTGCTATTTCAAAAGCCCCAATCCCAGGCTGGCTTTGGACTCCTGGGAAAGTGCGCTGGGGTTGCTTACATAAAGGGTGGTGTGGATCAATTGGAAATGGCAGTCATATGGATGCTCAGCCATTGGTGTTTTTTGTGGACCAGCCTGGCTCTGTTGGGGCCCATTTCCCCTTTTGACTGATGCTACTGTGGTGGTCCGTTGAACCTCAGGAGCACAAAGTGTGCAAAAGTATGTCCCACGGAGGAGGAATGAGCAAGGCTTGCGTTGCTGCTGCTGTGGAGTCACGGTTTCCAATGCCAGGAAAAGAGATGCCACCCAAACACCAGGAAGAGCATCCCAAGGGTCAGAGCTGTTTGGAACCTTTGAAGGCCCTCAATGAACGCCATCTCTTTCCCCCTAAGAAAGAGACTCATTTCTTCACTTCTCCCACGGGGAGGGCCGGCCACTGGAGGGGAGCGTTCCGTGGCTCTGTGACCTCACAATCTGCTCCAGAATCCCTGTTGCAAGGCTCTGTCCCCCCCACCCGCTGGCCTGACCGACTGTCCCTTAGCCGCAGAGGCTCCTTGGAAGGCATGAGGGATCCTTAGGCGAAGGACTGCCATGATGCACCTGACCTGCATAGTCTTCCTCTGCATCGCAGCTTCGTCTTCCTGTGAGTCTTGCAGCCAGCGAGCAGCTGggcatttcttcttcttccttttattattatcctgctgCTAAAAAAGAGTTAGAGCAGCTTTCCCTTTGTGATATGTGACCGGGAGGGTGCCATTGTCGACAGCCTTGGTTTGTAGTTTCCATCCTGCCTCGCTCTTTTTATCTAATCACAAGTCTCTAAATGGTTCCCACTTTCTATATTGTTAGCATTTGTTTTTATGGGCCGgtggcagattacagggcgccaAGACCGAAGCAAGGTGGGAAGGATACGGGACGTCTCTTGACATGGGCCCAATCCTCACTCAGAGCGGGTTCCTCTGATTCCTTTGCTTCCCAGTGGAAACCACCAAGGAAGAGAGACCCAAAGCTCAGTCTCACGGCTCGGACCTCCGGCTGGACAGTTTCAATGAGAGCGGCGCAGAGGGCCATGGGGACGTTGTCCGGAGAGCCATCCGGAAGGTGAGCCCAGGGATCTGGCCGTTCCTTGATACATGGGCCCTCTCTGCCCAAAGAGAGTCTGGCACAGAACTCACACAACTTCTTGTCCACAGTATCCAGAAGACTCTGGAGACAGCCGTGTCGGGCATCGGCATGACTCCTTCGAAGGTAAGGCCCACCTGGCACCTGGCATTCAGATAGGAAACTTGCCTCTGTGGCTGAGATTGGTGACAGAGATCAGATCTGGCCTTTGGGTTCCTCTGGGTTCACACTCTGCACAGCTTTGGGCAGAGGAGGTCTTGTTTCCCATGGCTGTCTTCCAAACCATACAGATTCAGAGCTCCCATTTGTGGTGGTCCCAGGGGTGATTTGACCTATTTCAAACAGTGAAGGTAACCTTAACAAGTGGGCTCCCCTCCTTTGGAAGCTGTTCAGCAGACATGGGATGGCCGAGGGCCAGGACACTTTGGTTGCTTTCGTGGTCATGCAAAGCAGCACTGAGCCATGCagctccttccttccgtcctttccttcttcccaccctccctccctttccttcctttgctcACTCGTTTGCTCCatcccccttcctttttccctcccttccttcctccgctGCCTCTTGTGTTGCAGTGCCAATCCAAGACGACTGCCAGTGCCCGCCGACGATGTCCGAAAGCACGGTGGTGGCCCTGGTGGCCACCTTGGCTTTCCTGGCCTTCCTCCCCACTGTCCTCCTCCTGGCGGCGGTCATTTGGTTCTTGTGCTGGGTGGTGAGGACAAATAAGTAAGTCTGGGAACCCTCCCCTGCCAGAGTGGCCCTTGGGTTTGGTGTCCCCTTTCTGATCTCAGGCCTTTCCTTCTCCCTCTTGGTTCccaggaagaaggagaaagaggagaaggcgGGCCACCCGTCGCATCCTCGGAGGCGGGCCCCTCCTGTCCCGTAAGTGGCCCAAGCCCAGGTCGGGGGGGCTCCAGGCCTTTCCTGAAGGGGGCTTGACACGGCCATTCACCCCATCCAGATATGGGGCAGTTGGGGGTCCCTTGTGTTGCCTTTCAGCCCTGCCTTTGCTTCTGGTTGCAGGCCTCCTCGCCCAGACAACAGCTTCAGGTTGTCAAGGCAGACCTACGGATATGAGCGGATCCAGCCGGCCTCCCCGTGAGTGCCCCTTCTCTGCCCCAAGCCCTCTTTCACCCCCCACCTGCCCCGATCCTGCTCCCAACTAGGAAAATCACACCATGTTCTCATTTAGCCAATGACCACTTTGTCCCATGGTGCTTCACTTtccttaattgttgttgttgttattattattattattattattattattattattattattattattatattatgacacagcaaacaagatagatatgctggatttcatatcacaaaatcacaagtcgaacacttcccaagtgtctaggactgtgtgatgtattattattattattattattattattattattattattattattattacatcatttctaccccgcccttctcacccatcaggggactcagggcggcttacaatacaaccatatacatcagaaaaacagtttacatcaaatttaaaagtctttcaaatttaaaaattaaaatatacattaaaaacagcataattgtacatttaaataaacatttaaggcgcttttcatgtccaggtgggggtctaTCAgtgagttatacagtagagtctcacttatccaacactcgcttatccaacgttctggattatccaacgcatttttgtagacaatgttttcaatacatcatgatattttggtgctaaattcgtaaatacagtaattgctacatagcattactgtgtattgaactactttttctgtcaaatttgttgtataacatgatgttatggtgcttaatttgtaaaatcataacctaatttgatgtttaataggcttttccttaatctctccttattatccaacatattcacttatccaacgttctgccggcccgtttacgttggataagcgagactctactgtatattcatatcgtgattctgctgctactcatgctcaaatgcctgatcccatcgccacgtttttgttctctttcggaaggacaggagggcgggagcctgtctaatttcgtttgggagggcgttcAATAGGcggggggccccaaaggccacccagtccaacccttctgccaTCAAataagacaccatccaagccctcccaacagatgccctaCAGCCTCTGCTTTAAGACCTTCAGAGAAGAAGACTTGTATCAACATACTTTCCTGTGAGGCACCAATATCCCAGCTGGGTGGACAGAAGGGGCCGAGAAGAACCTGCTATATTTCATCCTGAGCTTTTGTGGAGATTGTCTTGCTTCTTGAGAGCTCATGCTGAGATCAATGGGTCGGCCTTAAAGGTCTCTCACAGCCCTTGGCCATTCTTTGGCCAGAAACATGGCCTTGTCCTCTTTTCTCTGCCTTTGTGTCCTTCCAGGCGAGATACGCAAGGGGTCTACCTGAATGCCAGTGAGCTGCACCCCGGGCCCAGGTGAGCAAGAGCAAAGGGAGAACGGACATCCTCCTTTAAGAGGAATCTTCCCAGTCAAGTGTTTTGACTTTTGCTTCATTGCTTCCCATATTTTGACTCCAGTCCTCTTTTTCCTTGTGATTTCAGAAGCCCTCGGGAGATGACCTACCAGAACCTTAAGTTAGTGGAATCCAAGTCAGTAACAACAAGGAACTGGGGGGCCTCTTCTTGGATGGTTGGCTGGATGGCTAAATGAATGAATATCCTAATGATTTCCTGCACCCATTTGAACTTAGACTTTAAGGCTTTATTTGGTTCCTTAGTGGGGCTCCTAATACAGCTATTGAAGTCCAAACTTCCTATTGATCTGCATTTGGGTTTTCGTAACCAGTTTGGGCTCCAGACCCTATGGAGTTAAAGTCCTGTTTTTCCTTGTGATTTCAGAAGCCAAGAGGCCAGTTACCAGAACCTGAAGCCAATGGAACCTAAGTCAGTATGAACAAGGAAGTGGGAGGCCTCTTCTtggttggatagatagatagatagatagatagatagatagatagatagatagatagatatcttgcTACTAATCTGGGAACCACAACACCTTCAAACATGGGGCTGGGGAGGTCTAGCATTTGGGAAATGCTGTGACTGTaggtcccagaatccccagcaggAGCAGttgctgggaactgtagtcagAAAAAGCAGAGATGGAAATGGGGGGCAGCGGTGGTGGAAAGGGCCAGCTGggcaaactgaaggaaaagcagaAGGGCTGAGCCTCCCTTCCTTGCCTTTCCAGGACAACCGTAGAGACGGGGTACATCAGCCCTGAGCGAGTGCTGCCTCTTTCCACGTGAGTCGCTGGGAGGGAAAGGTggcccctgagcatgtgcagagatcGGTCCTCCGCAATTCCCCATGTCCGGGCCCCGTGACCATTTTCTCCCTCGCAACccctcccttatttatttatttgtttgtttactacatttatatcctgcacttctaacccccaaggggactcagagcagcttacaaattaaatttacatataatattatattattagcatagtacaatactggcaataaattactatattgtactgtatcaatatattgtagtattattagtaatattacatgtaaatatataatatataatatattattaggagccccggtggcaaagtgcgttaaagcactgagctgcagaccgaaaggtcccaggttcaatccctgggagcggcgtgagcaaccactgttagctccagctcctgccaaccgagcagttcaaaaacactggcatgactgcgctccatgcagtcatgccagtggccacatgaccttggaggtgtctacggacaacgccggctcttcggcttagaaatggagatgagcaccacaccccagagtcagacatgactggacttaacatcaggggaaaacctttatctttaatatattattatattgtattattagtattacagtagatcttacttatccaagcctcgcttatccaagcctctggataatccaagccatttttgtagtcaatgttttcaatatatcgtgatattttggtgctaaattcataaatacagtaattacaacataacattactgcgtattgaactactttttctgtcaaatttgttgtataacatgatgctttggtgcttaatttgtataatcataaccta
This genomic window from Anolis carolinensis isolate JA03-04 unplaced genomic scaffold, rAnoCar3.1.pri scaffold_7, whole genome shotgun sequence contains:
- the LOC103281776 gene encoding uncharacterized protein LOC103281776 isoform X1, which codes for MMHLTCIVFLCIAASSSLETTKEERPKAQSHGSDLRLDSFNESGAEGHGDVVRRAIRKYPEDSGDSRVGHRHDSFEVPIQDDCQCPPTMSESTVVALVATLAFLAFLPTVLLLAAVIWFLCWVVRTNKKKEKEEKAGHPSHPRRRAPPVPPPRPDNSFRLSRQTYGYERIQPASPRDTQGVYLNASELHPGPRSPREMTYQNLKLVESKSQEASYQNLKPMEPKTTVETGYISPERVLPLSTPPLEKRYMSAEKYMNIDHSHPTSLTGSGPGTTMSPTLSPKGQNNHIYEEIR
- the LOC103281776 gene encoding uncharacterized protein LOC103281776 isoform X3 — encoded protein: MMHLTCIVFLCIAASSSLETTKEERPKAQSHGSDLRLDSFNESGAEGHGDVVRRAIRKYPEDSGDSRVGHRHDSFEVPIQDDCQCPPTMSESTVVALVATLAFLAFLPTVLLLAAVIWFLCWVVRTNKKKEKEEKAGHPSHPRRRAPPVPPPRPDNSFRLSRQTYGYERIQPASPRDTQGVYLNASELHPGPRSPREMTYQNLKLVESKSQEASYQNLKPMEPKPPLEKRYMSAEKYMNIDHSHPTSLTGSGPGTTMSPTLSPKGQNNHIYEEIR
- the LOC103281776 gene encoding uncharacterized protein LOC103281776 isoform X2; the protein is MMHLTCIVFLCIAASSSLETTKEERPKAQSHGSDLRLDSFNESGAEGHGDVVRRAIRKYPEDSGDSRVGHRHDSFEVPIQDDCQCPPTMSESTVVALVATLAFLAFLPTVLLLAAVIWFLCWVVRTNKKKEKEEKAGHPSHPRRRAPPVPPPRPDNSFRLSRQTYGYERIQPASPRDTQGVYLNASELHPGPRSPREMTYQNLKSQEASYQNLKPMEPKTTVETGYISPERVLPLSTPPLEKRYMSAEKYMNIDHSHPTSLTGSGPGTTMSPTLSPKGQNNHIYEEIR
- the LOC103281776 gene encoding uncharacterized protein LOC103281776 isoform X4, with product MMHLTCIVFLCIAASSSLETTKEERPKAQSHGSDLRLDSFNESGAEGHGDVVRRAIRKYPEDSGDSRVGHRHDSFEVPIQDDCQCPPTMSESTVVALVATLAFLAFLPTVLLLAAVIWFLCWVVRTNKKKEKEEKAGHPSHPRRRAPPVPPPRPDNSFRLSRQTYGYERIQPASPRDTQGVYLNASELHPGPRSPREMTYQNLKSQEASYQNLKPMEPKPPLEKRYMSAEKYMNIDHSHPTSLTGSGPGTTMSPTLSPKGQNNHIYEEIR